A stretch of DNA from Ignavibacteria bacterium:
AGAGAAACGATGTCGGAATTATTGCAGGATTGTATATGCTCGTGTTTAAGAATCAAACACTGTTTATTGCCGACGCAACGGTGAACATTGAACCGACAGCGGAGGAACTTGCGGATATTGCAATCCTTACGGCGGAAAAAGTACAACAACTGGATATTGAACCGCGTATTGCGATGCTTTCGTTCAGTAATTTCGGAAGTACAAAACATCCGATTGTAGATAAAATGCGGAAGGCAACAGAGATTGCAAAACAACGTGAACCGCACCTGATAATTGACGGAGAGATGCAAGCAGATACTGCGCTTTCGCCGGAAATTATCAACGAAGTATATCCTTTCAGCACGCTGAAAGGAAATGCGAATGTGCTGATATTTCCGGGACTGACATCGGCGAACATTGCGTATAAACTGCTTTCGCGACTTGGCGGCGCAACGGCTATCGGTCCGATATTGATGGGAATTCAAAAGCCGGTGTATTTGCTTGCTCCGGGTTCCGATGTGAATGATATTGTGAACATTACGGCTATGGCAGTGTATGAAGCGCAAAAAGAAACTTCGGAGAATCAACGAGCAAGGATTCCGACATCGGTGGCAACGGCATAAACACAGATTGGGATATTGAAAAACCTTCAAGGTTTGCATAGATTAGGAATTGAAGCGTAAAATTTTGAAGTGGACTTTAAAAAGAGAAACCTCGAAGTTTTTTGAAGTAAAGAGAATTGTTTTTAATATTCACGGGATGAAATATTGTATGAACAAATTATCGTTTCTTGTATGAATACCACACTTGAAGTACTTGCGCTGATTCTGATTATATCCACAATCGTGAATACGATTTTTGCCGCCGAAGTTCTTTTCAAACAGAAATGGGGAAAAGGCAGTAAAGGATGGGGAATTCTGGATGATTTTCATCATTTGTTTGATAGAAATACCGTTCGCAATTTTTCGGGCGTTGTAACAAAAATAAAGTACCAATCGCCGCTGAAAGGAATGAGCAGCGGAATTCTTGTGAACGTAAAAAATGATAATGAAGAACTAAACGTGTGGTTAGGACCCGCGTGGTATCTTGACCATCAGGACGAGAAGGTTACAGTAAAAGAAAAACTGGAATTCCGCGGCTCAAAAATTATGTTGAACGAACAACCGGTTATGCTCGCTTCGGAAGTTCACAAGGGAAGTGCAACGTTGTATTTGCACGACGAACACGGATACCCAACGTGGTGCGGATGGAAAAAGCGAAGCGCAAGTTTTAAGTTTTAACGGTACTGTATGGCACGATAAATGCTTATGAAAATACCGTATCGCATTTCAAAAAATCAGTGAATATACATTGCACGTTAAAATAAATTTTTCTCCGCAAACGAGAAGGTGATTTCGAGATGAAAAACAATTTTTTCAAAGAGTACAAGCGGCATGATTTTTTTAAAAATGCAAGGGAAATTTCAAAACTGAAAACCGAACATCATAATACGATAAAAAATTCTTACAATATTTTTTTCAATAAATAACATCCCTTATGGCTTCAGTTCGTGGAACAGTCAAAATAGATATGGATACGTGCAAAGGATGTGAACTGTGCATCGAAGCGTGTCCGCAGGAAAGTCTTGCAATGTCCGAGAGCATCAATGCGCTCGGTTATCATTACGCAGTGCTTATTCAGGATAATTGCACTGGTTGCGTAAATTGCGCGCTCGTTTGTCCCGATGCAATTATCACAGTATATCGCTCAAAGAAAAAAGGTTCTTCCAAAACAATAACGAAAGAACCGATTGCGGTAATAAAAAATGTAAAAAGCAATATAAAATTCACTATCGAAGATTTACCGGAAAGGATAGAAGTATGAGCAACGTACGTTTGATGAAAGGAAATGAAGCGATAGCCGAAGCCGCAATTCGCGCGGGATGCAATGCGTATTTCGGATATCCGATAACACCGCAATCGGAAATCATCGAGTATCTTGCGGAAGTAGGACGTGAGCGCGGAATGATTGTTATGCAAGTGGAAAGCGAAGTTGCGGCAATCAATATGGTGTACGGCGCATCAGGAGCCGGTGCGCGGGCAATGACGTCTTCATCAAGTCCCGGAATCAGTTTAATGCAGGAAGGAATTTCGTATATGGCATCTGCAGAACTTCCGGCATTAGTTGTCAACATCAATCGCGGAGGTCCGGGATTGGGAACCATTCAGCCGGCGCAAGGAGATTATTTTCAGGCAACAAAAGGAGGAGGACACGGCGATTATCATTTGATTGTTCTTGCGCCTGCAAGTTGCCAGGAAATGGCGGATTTTGTTTTTGATGCGTTTGATTTAGCGGATACATATAGAAACCCCGTTATGATTCTTGCCGACGGCGCATTGGGACAAATGATGGAAAAAGTTGTATTCAAAGAACATACAAAAACAAATCATTCGTTTGATAAATCGTGGGCAACAACGGGAAAACCGACAACGCGTGAACGCAATATCATCACGTCGTTGTTTATTCAGCCGGAAAAAATGGAAGCGGTGAATTTACATTTACAAAAAAAATATCAAACCATTTGCAACAACGAAATTCGCTACCAACTTGTAGATACAGATGATGCGGAAATTGTTCTTGTTGCCTACGGACTTTCTGCGCGTATTTGTCATCGTGCGGCGGAACTTGCGCGGGAAAACGGATTGAACGTTGGATTACTGCGACCAATTACATTATATCCGTTCCCGTATCCTATCTTGCATGAACTTCGTCGCAAGGTGAAAGGGATAATGGTAGTAGAATTAAATGCTGGACAAATGCTCGAAGATGTGCAACTTGGCGTTGAAGGAATGATTCCCGTCGAGTTTTACGGAAGAATGGGAGGAATTATTCCTTCGCCTGATGAGATATACGAAAAAATTATGGAGTTCAAGAAAATGAAACTGAATAAGAAATCTCCAGCAGCATTTCAACCAATGCAACAAAGTAATTGAAAGAAAAAACTATGAACGAAATTCTCGACAAAACATATCTCGAGCAAAACGATTTGGAATGTGTATGGGAAAAACCCGATACGCTAACTGATACACGAATGCACTATTGCCCCGGTTGCGGACACGGAGTGGTACATAAAGTTCTTATGGAAGTTGTTCAGGAACTCAATATTCAAAGTGAAATTATTGGCGTTGCTCCCGTTGGATGTTCTGTGTTTGCATATAATTATTTGAACATAGATATGCAGGAAGCCGCACACGGAAGAGCCGCCGCAGTAGCAACTGGAATTAAACGCGTGCTTCCGAATAACTATGTTTTCTCATATCAAGGAGATGGTGATTTAGCGGCAATCGGAACTGCGGAAACAATTCACGCTGCAAATCGCGGCGAAAATATTCTCGTTATTTTTATCAACAACGCAATCTACGGAATGACCGGGGGACAAATGGCACCAACAACTATTCTCGGAATGAAAACCAGCACGACTCCGTTCGGAAGAGAGGGGGAAACGCAAGGATTTCCGTTTCGTATCACGGAACTTATTGCGCAACTTCCGGGTGTGTATTACGTAACACGACAAGCAGTACACACGCCGAATGCAGTTCGACAACTGAAAAAATCGTTTCTTAAAGCATTTCAGATTCAAAAAGAAAAAAAAGGATATTGTTTGATTGAAGTTGTTTCCAACTGTCCATCCGGTTGGAAAATGACTCCCGTCGTTTCGAATCAATGGATGGAAGAAAATATGTTTCCTGTATATCCGTTGGGAGATAAAAAGATAGATGGGAAATTGGTGAACGATTGAAAACTCATTCTCATTTCGCGCAATGAATTTGCACATTTAAAGAACTCTAAACACTATTGATTTTCATAACCTATGACTCAAGAAATAATATTCGCCGGGTTCGGCGGACAAGGCGTACTCTCGATGGGAATGACGCTCGCATACGCAGGAATGCTCGAAGAAAAAGAAGTTTCGTGGATGCCCTCGTACGGTCCCGAAATGCGCGGCGGAACGGCAAACTGTATTGTCATCATCTCCAACAAACCGGTAAGTTCACCGATTGTGCGAAAATATGATACGGTCGTTGCGCTCAATCAACCATCGGTTACAAAATTTGAACATGCGGTAAAACCTGGCGGAACAATGCTTTTCGATACCGGAAGTATTATTGCTCCGCCATCGCGCGATGATATTACTATTGTTCCTGTCAATGCAGATGAAATTGCTACGCGCTTAAAAAATTTGAAAGTGAAAAATATGGTTTTATTAGGAGCGTATCTTGGTGTATCACCTGTTGTATCAATTGAATCGGTGATTGGCGCGCTTTCCAACGTATTGCCGGAACGTTATCATAATATGCTTCCGCTCAATCAACAAGCATTGGAAGAAGGAAAATTATTTGTCAACACTTTTGTTTCATAACTCAACCCGGAGAATTACTATGTCAAGAATTCAAATAGATTGTCATCACACGTGCAAAGGAGTTTGCAATGCATTAGAGCGCGCATTAATGAGGGAAAAAGAAGCCATTCTGGAATATGCTGCATTTCGCGATGAATGTACATATCCCGATGTAAAAGCGATGCTGAACGAACTGATTCTTCGTCAGGAAAAAACTTTGGATTTGCTGGAGAAAACGAAAGCGGAACTCTCTGCAAAATTTGAAGTGCTTGACCAGATTCAAGAAGGATTTGAACACCAAGTATAAAGAAAGAACCATAGTATGAATATCGAACAACAATATTGGGAAGCAGTTCAATCGAAAATATGTATCAAATGCGTGGATAGCGACGGAATGGGAAACTGCCGCCTTACTCCTGTTTTTGAATGTGCTTTGAAACAGCATTTTCCTCTTATCGTTACAGCGGTGAACAATGTTCACAGCGAGAATATAGAAGATTACAACGCAGAACTCCGTACTATCGTTTGCACACAATGCAAGCATCAATCGTCTGAAGGATTGTGCCAACTCCGCAACAGCATAGATTGCGGGTTAGACAGATATTTCCCGCTCGTCATCGAAGCAATTGAAGAAGTGAATCGGCGCGCAAGCGTATAATTCTTTTACATTATTTTTACGTTGGCGAAAAAAATGTTGCTTTCCCAATAAGCCCTTCATTTTTTTCGTCAATTTTTTTTATTTTTGTAACAAGTAAAAAAACGTTCTTATGAAAAACACAACAAAAAAACCTGCCAAAAAAAATTACTCCAAAGAAACCGAACTCATCTACGGAAAAACATTATCGAAGAAATGGGATTTTAATCACCACGTCATTCCGCCAATTTCTTCCTCGTCAACGTTTCGATTGGATACAGCAAAACGCGGCGCGCAGGGATTTTCTGAATTTGCTCATTACACGGAAGACGCAACAATCGCATCACGTTCACCGATTTATATTTACGACCGACTTGGCGAACCGAACAAAGAAATTCTCGAAGAAAATCTTGCAAGCGCAGAATGTGGTGAAATTGCTGTTACGTTTTCTACAGGAATGGCGGCGATTTCGGCAATTCTCGGCTCTCTCACAGGAATTGGCGACGAGATTATTTCGCACGAAATGATCTACGGATGCACGTATTCGCTTCTCACCAATTGGTATCCGCGCTACAAAATTTCCACGAAGTTTCTTGATTTACGAAATCTTGATGCGCTGAATAGTTCTCTTTCAGAAAACACTCGCGTCATTTATTTTGAAACGCCCGTGAATCCTACGCTTGAACTTATTGATATTATCGGCGTTGCAGAAATTGTGAACAACGCAAATCTTCATCGCCCGAAAACGAAAAAAATATTTGTGGTCATTGATAATACGTTTGCATCTCCGTTTTGCCAGCGACCGCTTGAACGCGGCGCAGATTTCGTTGTGGACTCGCTCACGAAAGGCATTTGCGGATTCGGAACCGATATGGGAGGAGTTGTGGTCGGTCCAAAATGGAGTTACGATATTTTGATGTTGTACAGAAAAGATTTTGGCGGCGCACTTGCAGCAAAAAGCGCGTGGCCTATTTTAGTGTACGGATTACCAAGTTTAGCAACGCGAATGCGGCAACAAATGGAAACAGCCAAAGAAATTGCAATGTTTTTGGAAAACGACCCGCGCATCGCATTTGTTACGTATCCCGGATTACCATCATTTCCGCAGTTCGAACTTGCACAACAACAAATGCGCGACTTCGACGGAAATTTTGCTCCCGGCAGTATGCTCTATTTTTCTTTGAAAGGAAAATCACCTTCGCAACGACATGACAAAGGCGAAAAATTTATCAATCATCTTGCAAAAAATGCTTATACCGTTACGCTCGCTGTAAGTCTCGGACAAATCCGCACTCTTGTTGAACACCCAAGTTCGATGACACATTCCGCAATTCCACTCAGCGAACAAATCAACAAAGGCGTTGACCCGGGAGGAATTCGACTTTCTATCGGCTTGGAACATCCTAAAGATATTCTGCGTGATATTTCGGATGCGTTGAAGAAATTGTAAAAAAAATTCCGAAATATGTCTTTGCAAAAAGGATACAGACAGTCATTTCGATGAGCGCATTCACTTCGTTCGGAATGACATTACTACTTTTGGGTTTTGCATAGTCTTCCGAGATTATGTTCCGTCAAGCGCTTGCCGAACTTTCTTCAATATTTCCGTATGATGATATGGTTTCAGAATAATTTCTTTCACGCCGTTGTTGAGCAGTTCCATCTTCTTTTGCGGTTCAACATAGCCGC
This window harbors:
- a CDS encoding 4Fe-4S dicluster domain-containing protein; translated protein: MASVRGTVKIDMDTCKGCELCIEACPQESLAMSESINALGYHYAVLIQDNCTGCVNCALVCPDAIITVYRSKKKGSSKTITKEPIAVIKNVKSNIKFTIEDLPERIEV
- the vorB gene encoding 3-methyl-2-oxobutanoate dehydrogenase subunit VorB, which produces MSNVRLMKGNEAIAEAAIRAGCNAYFGYPITPQSEIIEYLAEVGRERGMIVMQVESEVAAINMVYGASGAGARAMTSSSSPGISLMQEGISYMASAELPALVVNINRGGPGLGTIQPAQGDYFQATKGGGHGDYHLIVLAPASCQEMADFVFDAFDLADTYRNPVMILADGALGQMMEKVVFKEHTKTNHSFDKSWATTGKPTTRERNIITSLFIQPEKMEAVNLHLQKKYQTICNNEIRYQLVDTDDAEIVLVAYGLSARICHRAAELARENGLNVGLLRPITLYPFPYPILHELRRKVKGIMVVELNAGQMLEDVQLGVEGMIPVEFYGRMGGIIPSPDEIYEKIMEFKKMKLNKKSPAAFQPMQQSN
- a CDS encoding 2-oxoglutarate oxidoreductase, whose amino-acid sequence is MNEILDKTYLEQNDLECVWEKPDTLTDTRMHYCPGCGHGVVHKVLMEVVQELNIQSEIIGVAPVGCSVFAYNYLNIDMQEAAHGRAAAVATGIKRVLPNNYVFSYQGDGDLAAIGTAETIHAANRGENILVIFINNAIYGMTGGQMAPTTILGMKTSTTPFGREGETQGFPFRITELIAQLPGVYYVTRQAVHTPNAVRQLKKSFLKAFQIQKEKKGYCLIEVVSNCPSGWKMTPVVSNQWMEENMFPVYPLGDKKIDGKLVND
- a CDS encoding 2-oxoacid:ferredoxin oxidoreductase subunit gamma — protein: MTQEIIFAGFGGQGVLSMGMTLAYAGMLEEKEVSWMPSYGPEMRGGTANCIVIISNKPVSSPIVRKYDTVVALNQPSVTKFEHAVKPGGTMLFDTGSIIAPPSRDDITIVPVNADEIATRLKNLKVKNMVLLGAYLGVSPVVSIESVIGALSNVLPERYHNMLPLNQQALEEGKLFVNTFVS
- a CDS encoding cystathionine gamma-lyase; this translates as MKNTTKKPAKKNYSKETELIYGKTLSKKWDFNHHVIPPISSSSTFRLDTAKRGAQGFSEFAHYTEDATIASRSPIYIYDRLGEPNKEILEENLASAECGEIAVTFSTGMAAISAILGSLTGIGDEIISHEMIYGCTYSLLTNWYPRYKISTKFLDLRNLDALNSSLSENTRVIYFETPVNPTLELIDIIGVAEIVNNANLHRPKTKKIFVVIDNTFASPFCQRPLERGADFVVDSLTKGICGFGTDMGGVVVGPKWSYDILMLYRKDFGGALAAKSAWPILVYGLPSLATRMRQQMETAKEIAMFLENDPRIAFVTYPGLPSFPQFELAQQQMRDFDGNFAPGSMLYFSLKGKSPSQRHDKGEKFINHLAKNAYTVTLAVSLGQIRTLVEHPSSMTHSAIPLSEQINKGVDPGGIRLSIGLEHPKDILRDISDALKKL